From Gottschalkiaceae bacterium SANA:
ATGAGTTTGGCTTATCAAAAGGCGGCTGATGTGCAACAGCAAGTGGAAGAAGACGACTTGGTGATTGCCGCAGATACAATTGTCGTTACGCCTAGTACCGTTGGTGAAAAGTGTCAGGGAAAACAGATCTTAGGAAAGCCAAAGGATCGAACAGATGCAAAGAATATGATTCAAGCGCTGGTGGGGAAGACCCACATGGTGCTTACTGGAATTGCTTTGCTTCAGGGTGAGATTAAGCTGGTGGACCATCAATGTACCTGGGTAAGCTTTTCGGCTATGAGCGAAGCTGAGATCGAGGCTTATTTGGATGCCGGAGACTATGGCGATAAGGCTGGGGCTTACGGAATTCAGGGATATGCCGAACCCTTTATTCAAGGGATACGCGGTTCCTATTCCAATGTAGTGGGATTGCCGGTGGAACGATTGTATCCTCTGCTGAAAAATCATTTTAAGTTGAACATGATGAAAGGAACGATGGCGGCTCATGAAGACAAATAGAAAATGGATTGTAGCCGGTTTGATTATGATTGTGATGGTCTTATTGGTGATTAGCGCCATTGGTGTTTCTCAAACTGTTAATAATCCTGCGCTTGAATCAGTTGTACCTATGCAGCGTGTGATTAATCGAATGGGAACGGCGATCAGCGGATGGACAAATTCCCTTGGGGAGTGGTCGACGCTAAAAGAGCAAAATGAAGCCTTGCAACTGGAGCTTGCTCGAAAAGATGCGGAGCTACAGGCTGCGGAAGCGGTGATGGAATCGCAAGCCTATTTGGCTGCTGCATGGGAGGCAAGGAAGGAAAATAACCGAACTGTGATTGAAGCGCGGGTGATTTCTAAATCAAAGGGGATCTGGTTTCAAACCTTTGTGATTGATCAGGGAAGTGATGCGGGGATTCAGCCTAATGATACTGTGGTGACAGGGATCATTGATGAGGGCCAATTTGGCGCATACGGATTGATTGGTCAGGTGTCCGAGGTGGGCAAGGGATATGCTGTTGTACAAACCTTGGCTAACAAGGAAACCAATATCGCCTTCGAGATTCTTCGAACGGGTGACCAGGGGATTCTGGAAGGCGATTTAAACACCGTTCACGAGGGCTTTCTTTTTAATACCGAAGCCAATGTGGCGACGGGTGATGACCTGGTTACGACAGGGATCAGTGATTATTACCTGCCGGGAATATTGATTGGCGAGGTGACCTCCATTCAAAAAGAGGGCGATCAACTGGTTAAGCATCTGCAAGTGGAAACCCTGGTGGATTTTCAAAAAATCAAGTCGGTCTTTATTATTCGGGAGGCCGAATATGAATGAACGATATAAGGATTATTTGCGTCTACTGCTTTTAGGCTTATTGGTATTCTTATTGGAGACTGCATTTTTACCTCTGTTTCCCTTTGCCATGGGCAAACCCAATTTAATACTATTATTTGTAGCTTCTGTTGGGCTTTTTGTTGGCTTTTTGCCTGCAGCAGTTTCGGCTATTATTTTAGGTATTTTAATGGATTCCTTATTCTCTCCTGCTCTTGGGCTTTGGACACTGATTTACCTAACCGTGGGCTGGGTATTTTCCTTAGT
This genomic window contains:
- a CDS encoding Maf family protein, with the protein product MKIVLASKSPRRQEIISKYIKDFIIVESSVEEVMDDSLDPAALAMSLAYQKAADVQQQVEEDDLVIAADTIVVTPSTVGEKCQGKQILGKPKDRTDAKNMIQALVGKTHMVLTGIALLQGEIKLVDHQCTWVSFSAMSEAEIEAYLDAGDYGDKAGAYGIQGYAEPFIQGIRGSYSNVVGLPVERLYPLLKNHFKLNMMKGTMAAHEDK